GGAGGTAATATGAGATTcctctctgtatactgtgattactattaatgaataatgaaaactgGCTTGGCTTGATAATGTAGACTAGAGCtagacaggaaaaactaaacagaactcCGGGAGAAaaaaaggtagagtcagggagaagccacagaGCTGCCGCCAGAcagagacatgctgaaactttgctggtaggccatgaaccttgtggtaaaatataaaataatggaaatgggttaaattaagatgtaaaagtagCCAATAAGAATAGAGCTAAAAACCAagccgtgatttaattaatacattttctgtatgattattttgagaCTGAGCAACTGGAGACAAACAGAGAGCCTACTACAACATACactttcccagcacccagctgtTCTGATCTGTTGACATCGCATGGTTGCTCCTCATTGGCTTAGCATGATCAGGACCTCTGTCAGCACCAGGCAACTTCAGACGGGCTCCTCTTCGCCTGGTAGGTCTTAACTCCTACACTTCTCTATGGTTTCTTGTATGGTATTTTGTCTCTCTAGTGATATTTTTCTAGCAAAGGTACTATTAGACAAATataatgcttctttttttttttggagtagaGATTTTAATATCTTAAATCAGAGTGGGCCCGCCTTTCACTGCCAGGCCCCTTCTGGGGCTTCTTATCTTTGTATTGCCTGGAAGGCTGCCTGCAGCCAGGGCTTCCCCCATTCCCTAAGAAGGATCCAGCACCAGCCTGAGAAAGGAGGCAATAGCAGCTAAAggagtgggaggggggaggagaaagaagcgTGTGCAGGTGCATGTAGGTGTGTACTTATGTGTGAGAACACATGTAAAGTGTCAGGTTTATAGACCCTGGCCCAGAGACAGTCTAGAATGGGAAAGGAGGTAGGGCAAGAAACATCCTTTCTCGCTGGCACCGTGGGCTCATCCTGTCCCGGGATAGGTAGAATGGATTATGTGGGAAGTATCCCTAAGTCTGAGCTTTCAGGACTTGAGCCCTTTGAGTCTGGTGGAGTGAGTGATCCAGTCTGTGGGACACGTGGTCTGTCTCCTTTTGAAAGCTCTGGAAAGGTGGGAGGTAAGAAGTGGAGGGAGACAGGTCTCTGCTAGAAGAACTTGACTCCTCGGGTTCCGGGTTTTCTGGGCTACTACGATGGCGATGAGTTTCGAGTGGCCGTGGCAGTACCGCTTCCCGCCCTTCTTTACGTTACAGCCGAACGTGGACACTCGGCAGAAGCAGCTGGCCGCCTGGTGCTCTCTGGTTCTGTCCTTCTGCCGCTTGCACAAACAGTCCAGCATGACGGTGATGGAAGCCCAGGAGAGCCCGCTTTTCAACAACGTCAAGCTACAGCGAAAACTTCCTATGGAGTCAATCCAGATTGTATTAGAGGAGCTAGGAAAGAAAGAGAACCTCGAATGGTTGGATAAGAATAAGTCTAGCTTCCTGATCATGTGGCGGAGGCCAGAAGAATGGGGGAAACTCATTTATCAATGGGTTTCCAGGAGCGGCCAGAACAACTCTGTGTTTACCCTGTATGAACTGACCAGTGGGGAAGACACAGAGGACGAAGAGTTCCATGGGCTGGATGAGGCGACCCTACTTCATGCTCTGCAGGCCCTACAGCAGGAGCACAAGGCTGAGATATAATGCTTCTTGAAAGAATACTAGGCAACACAAAAGCTAGGAATTCCTTTTCTAAAAATGTCCTTTTTTAAATAGCCAAGCCATcaactacttttttctttttacttatagaatttctttgttattttcagTCTTTTATGTCCTCctatctcttatattctttaAATACTGACATTTCTGGTTTTTGTCCTTAGCTTCTCTTCACTTTTTTGCTTTCTTATGATGCCAGTTATTGTCTTTTACTGATACACATCATGATTCCTTATACATCAATTTTAACTCATGACAGATTGGATTACTGAAAACCATTCCAAACTCTATTTTGAGAGGCTCTATTTAGAGGTTGAATAGCTAAAAACTGTATATTTCCCAGCTATCTTTGCATACTCGGCATTTGTTGTACCTTCTGAGATGCAAATACATACAAAACAAGCTTCAAGGTCAAGATGAGAAATAGTTTACATGTGTTCTCCATCAAGGCTACTGTACTTCTAATTAACTAGTGGTGGACTTGGTATTTAGTTCTTAACTTTGGTGATATCTAAGGGTAAGAAAGAGAACACCTGCTTTCAAGTACTTGCTTTATTATGAATTGGTAGAGTTCTTCATTTCATATACGTTCTGGcagctttctctctctatttcatCCCCATTTTAGGAGATTAAGCAGCTCCACTGGTCATCTTTCTTTGGATCTCATTGAGAGTGTAGATTTTATAAACTCTGAGTATAGGTTCTTCTGTACATTGCACCAGTTCTCTGTATGCTCTGGAATCCCATCGGGATGCATCTTTCTGTTTCTAACTGTTCTAGCCTAGGTGGATTATATGGTCAACTAAGAATCTTATGCAACTTAACTCTTCCCATTTGTAGCCTGTATTTGTTTTTTGCCTCTTGACTCCTTAGGTATTATTGACTATAAAGAACTTCACCTTGACATATCTATAATAATGCTAGAAACAATGAGCTGACAGCTAAGCATATTGTTTTTCCCTCACACATCAGTGCAGTTTTTCAAATTCTCAAACATTTCATTGATACCTGTATCTTCTTAGTCATGGAATATGTAAACCTGTGGGACAGACTCCTTTCTTCTCATTgtctaaattttctttgtcttctgagtCTATATCAATTGCTCCCCATTTCTTATCCTTATTATTACTTTGTTTCATGTTCTGATCTTCTTTGATCTTCAAGTTCCTTCTACTTCTCTTACTGTTTCCTTCCAATCCAACAGCCTCAACACTCTTAAGCTCTATAGACTAGAGTTCTATCTCAAGTAGGGAACAATACTCTCATTGAGTCAGTTTATTACCATCTCCCTAGAGCAATCCTTGGTCCCTAATAGCTCAACTCAGACTATTATAACTAATGACACTTCTGCAAAAACACAAAGCCTCTCCAGTACCCCACTTGCTCTTCTATCTTCCTTTTGTCATCACCTTGCTTGAACTAGGAAGTAAAACTTTAAGACTTTagtcatatttaaatttatttctaggtAAATAGTTAGCATTTCTTTTAATGATTAAAGGATAAAATATCATTTCAACAAACAGCAAGAGTTATATTACCAACATTAGAGTTTTATAGAGTTTATGTGAGTCTCTAAGATTATGGAAGGGCAGGTATGAACTATGAATTCTGGATTTCTTATTCAAACTCAGAATGTCTCTTTTTAGAGGAACTAAATGTAAAGGCAATGTAATTGAGGAGGTATAAGCCTTTCTAAATAACAAATTGAATGTGCATTAAACTCTCAGGATACATAAGCTCTTGAAATATGTAGCCCTTgcttctttaaaatattctggGTAGACATTTCTTAATTGCATATTATGCAGTTGTATATATttcccaaaataaagacaaagtctttttaatatattatcataaagttttcttttaataactgATGATGTTTTAATTCAAGGACAGATAAACAGTATGTTTTTGCAGAGATGGAGaaattaagagagaaaaatgacttGTTCAAGGTTATAGAGGTAGTGTAGACAGTAAAATTACCTTTCTTCAAGAacacttgttattttttttttattttttttttttttgtgaaatcaACAACTTCACATCAGCCACTGATCAGGTACCAGATGGCAGAATCTTTCTGTTGCTACCACCTAGGGCTATGTTCAAACCAATGAAAGGCCTGTATCTCATTATCCGTCCCCTGAGCGCTTCCTTCTCCCACATGACACTGTCCTTTTCAAGTAGAAAagtgacattattttaaaaactgcccTTGTTTTAGATAACCAAAAGATTTGATAATTTAAACAAGTTTGTCCTTTGAGTTTTCCTTTATTCTCACATGGCATTATTAAGCTCATATTCAATACCATTGCAACAGAAATTAATGGCAGAATGCTTCAAATAAAACTCTACAATATCACCcaaaaatcttaatttaaatCAAGGATTATATGATCAAggtacaataaataaaatctagaatATTCACTGAATTTACAGTCTAAGCAAACAACATTTTTATTGTGAGTATGGCTCCAAAGAAGTGAATGTCTTCTAACAACTCTCTGGATATAGAATGGATAGCTCAAAATGTTTAGCAAAGATGAAAGAACACTAAACTATAAATTGGTCATGAAGGTGTGTTATGATGTTCATGAAGCTATCTATGCAAAACAATAATGTCTCACCATCATTCTAAATCTGAAAATCCACGTAGGACACAAGAAAAAGTCACTGCTGTTAAAAATGGGATTGCATTTTGTTTGGCCAGCATGAAAAGGAATTTGGCTAAAAGAAAAGGGTTGTGGCATTTTTCAGTGCTTGCTATAGAAATAGAACACATGCAAATGATCTGAAAGAGTTTTACGCAAACAATCCATGCTCATCTTAGTTGGGAAATTACTAGGTAAATTTTAGAATCAGCAGGTTTGTTCACTGAATAAACAACTCAGAACTGTTATGTATTTAGCCATATTATTTTCTATCAGGCAACTCTGTAAGAGAAATATACATCTGACCCTAGAAATGTTTCAcatgaatttataaataaaagctgACATGCAgataaaagaaacatataaatttatattgaaaataaaaactttcatacaatatattctgatcatgattACTTTGCTCCCAGCTCTCCCTAtatccttctcttctcctcatcCAAATGtgtgccctttctctctctgtcctctctctctctctctctctctctctctctctctctctctctcatctctccctCTTTATAAAACAggcaaataagcaaaacaaaacagacagaatgGCAGCAAcaaaacatacaacacacacaccataaaacacaaaagaaaaaaaccacaatatgtaagtaaaagaacaaaagatATGACCAAACAAAGAGACTGTGTGATtatgtcattgtgattggtttgaTAAGGAAGCTGACCAGCAAGTAGCCGAACACAATAGGGTTAGGCAGGCGAGCCAGACTAGGAGATTGCTTGGAGGAGAAAGGCTGGAGTctggagatgccagccagctgctTAGGAAGCataatgtgtagaaaatgagatgaCAAGCCATGAACCATGTGGCAAAGCATGCAtaggaaatatgggttaattatttaaatgtaagagttagctagcaacaAGACTGAGATATTGGCTGagaaattataattaatataagcctctgtgtggtaatttggaatGGGCTGCTGGGATGAGAAAGCTCCACCTACATATATGACAAAATGTCTGCGAAaatattgagttcattttgtccTGACCATCTACTACTTTGcaaggtgttgtaataagagcggcggggctgcatccccagcacccagccgcccgcatggctagcttatgcccccaaataattacacgaaaactgtattcttttaatcactgcctggcccattagttccagtctcttattggctagctcttacatattgatctaacccatttttaatattctgtgtagtaccacgagctggcttaccaggaaagatcttaacctgcgtctgtctggagtggaagaatcatggcgactccttactcggcttctttctcccagcattctctctgtttactccacccacctaagggctggcctataaatgggccaaggcagtttctttattaaatgaaagtaactcctccatcagcaaGGGACCTGCCCTAAAGTGTGGTTTATATACTCAGTGAGAttcctttgtaaaaaaaattggTTTCTATTTGTAAGTGATTGTCGGTTCGAGATCCCTTCTTGGTGATGGATGGGAGCCTGTGTCAACTTCCTTCCCTCGTCACTTTGAAACAGTCTGTCTCGAACCTAAGCCAGCTACGTCAATGCTGCTActggctctgtgagttcaaatctgCATCAGTCTGTTGTGTAGAAAAGACATTGTTTCCTTAATGTCTTCtaatccctctggctcttacaatctttctactttctcttctgtgtagtgatatttcatttgtattttaacaaataaaatttctctGAAGATCAGAGACTAAAACAGCCTCCCTGGTTAGCCTTACAGatcagacagtggtgacacacacctttcatccaaTAACCACACTAATTTTCCATAGAAACTGGCTGGTAgttgtgtacacctttaattgcagtactagagaggaatatatgacgggaggagatagctctccgtcagtctcattctgaagattcctggaggcaggattgtcatttcagactgagggagTGATAAGAGTCAGTTGCtagctattttgttttttgaccttcaggttgaaccccagttatCTGTCTTTTGGGTTTTATTAACCATGTTACACACTGCATATCTCTCTGAGCTCCGAGGAGAggaatttgatgaagacatcccacttAGGATGGAGTATTCCAAAgtttctcactctctgaacacCGTCCAGTGTTGCATCTTTGTGTTAGTTCCTATTTGCTTggagaggaagcttctctgatgatggctgggcAGGGTACTAGCCAATGGTTATAGCAGAATGTTATGAGGAGTCATTTTATGACTATGATTTTATGTTCCAAGATCTGTACCCTTTCTAGTCCCAGGTTCTTGGCCCCCTGATCACTGAATAATGatttccatctcatggagtgggcatCAAATTCAGTCAGGGAGTGGTGGTTGCTCCCACAATGTTCGTGCCACTCTTACACCAGCATATTGTGCAGACTGGTCACTGTTAGAGATTGTAGGGTTTGAAGCAGGATTCTTAATGTCTCTCCTCTGATAGTGTGAAGAATACTTTCCAATACCATTAACTCTAGTCACTTGAGTGGAATAAGTACCAGCTCAACTTCATGTTCAGTGAGATATGTAGACACTGTCTTCAGTAATGGAGCCTATCAGTTTGTATAGAATAGCCAATATCCTTGGCAATAGCATGAGATATTTAGTGGGATCAATTACTGAAGTAGATGCAACCTATTTCTGACACTGGAGGTTTTACTTAATGGCAAAATATGTCTAGTTGGGGCTTTGACTCCCTAGTTATTCGGTGActccatttatatttctttcataatGTTTATATCTTAAGAAACTTCTAGAATAATTTGTTTATATATGACCTCTCAAATGGCCTTTAGTGTGAGCTGTTCATCACCATATTCTTCCCTTTatccttctcttctgtcttccccatTTGATCCTTCCACTTCATCTTCCAATCTATCCACAAATATATATTCTATTAACCCTTTCTTGGGAAATAATCCCTTTCTCTTAGTCACTTACTCTGTATCTAAAATTTCTGGTTATTCATATAGTAGCAAGTATGGGAAGAGATAAAAAGTTACCATACACATATAAGAGAATACACAGCATATTTTTCTTCTGGAGTCTGTGTTAACTCACCTAGGATTATTTTTCCTAGTGCCATTCCTTTACCTttgaatttcattatttcatttttattaatagctgaataatattctattgtgtaaatatgtaccatattttctttatcaattcacCCACTTATAGACATCTAGACTATTTCCAATTTCTGACTgttgtgaacagagcagcaacgaacatggatgagcaagtatctctgtagcAGGATTTAACATCCTTTGAGTAGATGCCCAAGCCTGATCACAAAGTAGATCTACTCCCAGATTAACTGCCACACTGATTCCCACAGTGATTGCAAAAGTTTCAAATTCCCCACCAATGAATGAGTGTCCCATTTACTCCATATCTTTGCCAGCAtgaaatgtcatttattttattgacctagttttttaattaattgattttattttttgatctgtataagataaaatctcagaataGTTTTGGTTTACATTTCCGTGATAAGTAAACATATTAAACATTTCTTCAAGGGTTTTACAGCCATTGTGTTTTTACTTTGATAACTCTTTATTTaattctgtactccatttttaactcagttatttgttttcctgatgtcaagtttttcagtttcttatATATTTGAGCTCTCTATTAGATGTATAACTGGTAGAGATCTTTTCTCTTTTACAGTCTGCTGTTTTGTCAGAATGATGGTTTtctttgccatacagaagcttttcagttttatgaggtcattttattaattttgtttttagtgcCTGAGCTTTTGCTGTTATCTTCAAAAAGTCTTTTTCTATGTCAATGAGTTCAAGATTATTCCCTGCATTCTTTTCTATATTATTCAGGGTATCTGtccttatgttgaggtccttaATTTTGTCCAattgtaaatataatatttaatttttgatattATCTCAATAGCAATGCAAGAAATTAGATGTTATCTCACTTCTAATACATACATATGACCCAAGGTCACATAGATATGGTAAGAAGTACATTAATagtaattataaaaatacattagAGTATCCTTAATACTTACATCCTTATTTCTATCCACAGATATTTGTACTGTGTGATGTctttctgtaggctgtgaatatgtgttgctctgcTGATAAATATGGctgcctatggcaaggcaggatagagtgATGAGAGACATCCAAATAGAGATAccagagaagaagggcagagtctgggagatgtcAGCCAGCTGTAAACAAGCAGGATGTGTTGAAAATGAGGTAAAAATCTttgagccacatggcaaaatatagataaaaataaggGCTAATATAATTGCAAATGTTaactagtaataagcctaagctgtTGGTTGAGCATTAATAATTAGTATAAGGCTCTGAGTGATTCTTTAGAAGTGGCTCTGTGGGACAGGGTGGggcagagaaacctccatttataGATTTGTACATATAACACGCTTTAACTTTGGTGAATATAAACTGGTCACTGAAGAAAGAGCATTAAACCCGTGTATGTCAAGATATAAGCATCCCTACATCTAGATGTTTGCtttatgaaaacaacaaaaacagtaagaaaaagCATTTAGGGGAACTGACATGTTCTTAGCCCAAGATAATTCAATCTAGACAGCAAAAAGATGTTGAACTTAAGCTAACAATTTCACTAATTGTTGTGTGAATACAACTCCTATGGCACTAGACTAGGCCATAGTCAAATTTTAACTCAGCAGATATTCTGAAAGTGATAttattttgttgtggttttcACTGTTGTTTTGAAGTGCTTGAGGGAAAACTTTTGTTTGATAGAcatttatttatctctatatatttttgaCTTCATACTTTAAgctgttttatttgaaaattaaataattggATTTATATCTGTAAATATATGCTAAtatcttaaaattgtattttcattaaggctctgagaatttcatacatgcatgcaattaCCATAGTGGTCTGGAAGCTGAATCCGACTGGGTGGCTTATCACAACTGGGGAAACAGAGGGCATGAGGGAAACTGCCTTCGGCCATTGCTTCTCTGGACACCAGACTAGCTTGATCAACACCGCACATGTTAATGTGCATATTCATACCAAGAGGAATTACTTTGTTTCCAGAATCTTCTGTTGTTTAAGAAATCCGTGACTTTAGGGTGGTGGAACAGGAGGTGGCaaggatttattttgtttgaaattgcTAAAGAACTAACGCTGTGGTTGGAAAAAGCATCTGTTGAAACATAAGCCCGAGTTCAGGACGTTGTTTTCTTCTGCCCATTGTTTTCTTCTAGTGACCTTGCCTCTCCACCTTCTAACACAAGATGACATACTAGCAAGATACTTTCCATATGACAGTGATCTTGGCCATCCAGCTCCCAGAACTGTGCGAAATAAATCtttgttctttataaattacttAGTCTGTGCTGTTCTGGAGACAGCCATCAAAGTGGAATCTTCTGTGACATGTTGCTGAGGCTGAGGGGAGCCAGGATGGCAGGACTTGTATGCACACTTCAAAATAATGAAAAGCAGTTATTGGGAAAATGTCATGTACTCACAGCTCACTCTCCATGATGCGTCTAATCTTATTTGTACAAATACAGGGGAAAATTCACTCACAACacatattgtttctttctttgctacAATTTAGTATTGATTACTGAGCAGGAGGGCTGACATGAATCCCAGAATGAGTTTAATTACCACTGTACACCGAGAAATAATTGGCAGCATGGGTAAGTTATTAGTTAGGTTTAGCAGAACCACAATGTACTACTTGACCGGCAGTagtgataaaaatgaagaaattaaaaaacaatagagAGTTCAGTTCCATTAAAATttcagctctcccctctcccttcactGATTTTCTTTCAGCATTTCTGTGGTACCCCTATTATCTCAGTATACGTCAGTACTGACTCAATAAATGCCTAACTGGGAAATTAAATTGAATGAGTCATGAGAAAAGGGTGAACAGCATATGATTTCCCTCTCAAGGCATGAAGAGGCTGCCTCACCAAATGTATCTAAGTATGCCATAAGGGGTATTGAAACAATAAATgctaaaaaatattatatataatatattaatatatataatgtaatatatgtgata
This genomic window from Chionomys nivalis chromosome 2, mChiNiv1.1, whole genome shotgun sequence contains:
- the LOC130870271 gene encoding vacuolar protein-sorting-associated protein 25-like, which translates into the protein MAMSFEWPWQYRFPPFFTLQPNVDTRQKQLAAWCSLVLSFCRLHKQSSMTVMEAQESPLFNNVKLQRKLPMESIQIVLEELGKKENLEWLDKNKSSFLIMWRRPEEWGKLIYQWVSRSGQNNSVFTLYELTSGEDTEDEEFHGLDEATLLHALQALQQEHKAEI